A genomic region of Fodinisporobacter ferrooxydans contains the following coding sequences:
- a CDS encoding copper amine oxidase N-terminal domain-containing protein, protein MGSQTAAVNGKSVSLDAAPQIFNGSTYIPLRFVAESLGKSVTWDAANDAVELN, encoded by the coding sequence ATCGGCAGCCAAACAGCAGCTGTCAACGGCAAATCCGTATCACTCGATGCCGCTCCTCAGATCTTCAACGGCAGCACGTACATTCCTTTGCGTTTTGTCGCTGAGTCATTGGGAAAAAGCGTCACATGGGATGCTGCCAATGATGCGGTTGAATTGAATTAA
- a CDS encoding fatty acid desaturase, with protein sequence MALSTFRQMVYRIYRNPFVMFGLGPIYIFLIEYRFNRKSASQKECLNTHITNLGLIGIVGLLCWTMDRHEFLLVQGPILYFSGIIGIWLFYVQHQFEGTYFEKEDNWNFVSAALQGSSHYKLPKILQWITGNIGFHHIHHLASRVPNYNLQRVYESNHSFRNVPAIGLLSSLRSLHYRVWDEDSKKFVGFRDITGLKSMR encoded by the coding sequence TTGGCTTTATCCACATTTCGACAAATGGTTTACCGAATTTACCGAAACCCGTTTGTGATGTTTGGACTTGGACCAATATACATTTTTCTGATCGAATACAGATTTAATAGGAAATCTGCTAGTCAAAAAGAATGCTTAAACACCCATATAACAAATCTGGGGCTAATTGGAATTGTAGGGCTGCTTTGTTGGACAATGGATAGGCATGAATTTCTTTTAGTTCAAGGACCGATTCTTTACTTTTCAGGTATAATTGGTATTTGGCTGTTTTACGTTCAGCACCAATTTGAAGGAACCTATTTTGAGAAAGAAGATAATTGGAATTTTGTAAGTGCGGCTCTGCAAGGAAGTTCACATTATAAATTGCCGAAGATCTTACAATGGATAACCGGAAATATTGGTTTTCATCATATTCACCATCTCGCCTCAAGAGTGCCTAACTATAATCTGCAACGAGTCTATGAAAGCAATCATTCGTTTCGGAATGTTCCAGCTATCGGCTTGCTCTCCAGCTTACGTTCCTTACATTACCGTGTCTGGGACGAAGATAGTAAAAAATTTGTAGGATTTAGGGATATTACGGGACTAAAATCTATGAGATGA
- a CDS encoding cold-shock protein: MQQGTVKWFNAEKGFGFISVEGGEDVFVHFTAIQSNGFKTLEEGQCVSFETVRGNRGPQAANVSVL, from the coding sequence ATGCAACAAGGTACAGTAAAATGGTTTAATGCAGAAAAAGGATTTGGATTTATTTCGGTAGAAGGCGGCGAAGATGTATTCGTACATTTCACTGCAATTCAATCAAATGGATTCAAAACCCTTGAAGAAGGACAATGTGTAAGCTTTGAAACTGTTCGTGGCAACCGCGGTCCACAAGCTGCAAATGTATCCGTACTCTAA
- a CDS encoding putative holin-like toxin: MTVYEALSIMIAFGTFVAILSQNKKK; encoded by the coding sequence ATGACAGTATACGAAGCACTATCCATCATGATTGCTTTTGGAACATTCGTAGCCATACTGTCACAAAACAAAAAGAAATAG
- a CDS encoding DUF2269 family protein gives MYSLLVSIHIATAVMGLEAAFGFLIVAKSAKIESQAKYTLELPKKLELIPKIGSITLLVTGIILGIHPSLFATGWYIASLVLYFAAQVIVIGLLPKKMREQADILAQHAGGGLPDSYIAVGKQAGKLERITHLLAFLLILLMYYKPF, from the coding sequence ATGTACAGTTTATTGGTATCCATCCACATAGCAACTGCTGTTATGGGCTTGGAGGCCGCCTTCGGATTCCTAATCGTGGCTAAGAGCGCGAAAATCGAGTCTCAAGCAAAGTATACGTTGGAACTTCCGAAAAAACTGGAGTTAATTCCTAAAATAGGAAGCATTACGCTTCTTGTCACAGGGATTATTCTCGGCATCCATCCTTCCTTATTTGCAACTGGGTGGTACATCGCATCTCTTGTCCTGTATTTCGCCGCCCAGGTGATTGTGATCGGATTGCTGCCGAAGAAGATGAGAGAACAGGCTGACATTCTCGCCCAACATGCCGGCGGAGGCCTTCCAGACTCATATATTGCTGTCGGGAAGCAGGCGGGAAAGCTGGAAAGAATTACGCACTTACTAGCCTTTCTATTGATATTGTTGATGTACTATAAGCCGTTTTAA
- a CDS encoding response regulator transcription factor, whose translation MSERILVIEDEDRIARLLQLELAHEGYEVAIEKTGRQGLKTGLSEAWDVILLDIMLPELNGIEVLRRFRNTNQTTPIIIITARDSIPDKVNGLDQGANDYVTKPFEIEEVLARIRSCIRLAKHIHEQNMEPSPKTLKVNSLVVKHRSHEVFREGKRIILTPREFDLLVYLMENWNLVVTREQIIQHVWGYNFTGDTNVVDVYIRYLRKKIDYDFDTHLIQTIRGIGYSMRESAK comes from the coding sequence ATGAGTGAACGTATATTGGTCATCGAAGACGAAGATAGAATAGCAAGGCTCCTTCAATTGGAATTGGCTCATGAAGGATATGAGGTAGCAATCGAGAAAACCGGTAGACAAGGCCTTAAAACTGGCTTGTCGGAAGCATGGGATGTAATATTGCTCGATATTATGCTGCCCGAATTAAACGGAATCGAGGTGTTGCGAAGATTTCGCAATACAAATCAGACGACGCCGATTATCATTATTACTGCCCGGGATTCCATCCCGGATAAAGTGAATGGGCTCGACCAGGGAGCCAATGATTATGTAACCAAACCGTTTGAGATTGAGGAGGTGCTGGCCAGAATCCGATCTTGCATTCGTTTGGCCAAACATATTCATGAACAAAATATGGAACCGTCCCCCAAGACATTGAAAGTGAATTCGCTCGTTGTCAAACATCGATCACACGAAGTTTTCCGGGAGGGCAAGAGGATCATCCTGACACCGCGAGAGTTTGACCTGCTCGTCTATTTAATGGAAAATTGGAACCTTGTCGTGACAAGGGAACAAATTATACAGCATGTCTGGGGCTATAATTTCACAGGTGACACTAATGTGGTGGACGTATATATCCGTTACCTGCGGAAGAAGATCGATTATGATTTTGACACACACCTTATCCAAACGATTCGTGGCATTGGCTACAGTATGAGGGAGTCCGCAAAATGA
- a CDS encoding HAMP domain-containing sensor histidine kinase has protein sequence MTIRKKIIWITTVWLISILICINFIIYYLFIHIATDNEREMIKSRVDNIIESVSASVLMNKNQVHVLSGFLPDNSMLQVINRQSQVVDQISNDADAVLIRNTFSTQAITTVTTVNNHKILVMKKPIAFPDGTIVGTLVMAEKLVSLQGNIQLLIELLVFSSIGAVLLCIMGGIFLSKAILRPITGLIHTMEEVERSMAFRKIPISSGHKDELAQLGATFNRMMERIKQSFARQQQFVSDASHELKTPLTIIESYTNLLKRWGRQDQNVQEEAIQTIHEESVRMKQMIHQMLTLAASETTCTFTYQSFDLVELARDSAQLFETMNSRTIQVKSPAKSIKIWADREKIKQLLLILIDNAVKYSEKIVEIYMDQQPAYTTLSVTDYGIGIPEKEIPFIFERFYRVDKARHRKTGGTGLGLSIAKAIVMQHQGTIAIKSIEGKGSKIMVKIPNKT, from the coding sequence ATGACAATTCGAAAGAAAATCATCTGGATTACAACAGTATGGCTGATCAGCATCTTAATCTGTATTAATTTTATCATTTATTATTTGTTTATTCATATTGCTACCGACAATGAACGGGAAATGATCAAATCCAGAGTGGACAATATAATCGAAAGTGTAAGTGCTTCCGTTTTAATGAACAAAAATCAGGTTCATGTCCTTTCCGGATTTCTGCCCGACAATTCCATGCTGCAAGTGATCAACCGCCAATCGCAAGTGGTCGACCAGATCTCCAATGATGCGGATGCTGTGTTGATCCGAAATACATTTTCAACTCAAGCCATTACGACCGTCACCACTGTGAATAACCATAAAATTTTGGTGATGAAGAAACCCATTGCTTTTCCTGATGGTACGATTGTTGGTACCCTTGTAATGGCTGAAAAACTGGTTTCATTGCAGGGAAATATTCAATTGTTAATTGAATTATTGGTTTTTTCATCGATTGGCGCCGTTCTGTTATGCATAATGGGAGGCATTTTTTTATCCAAGGCCATTCTTAGACCCATTACTGGTTTAATTCATACGATGGAAGAAGTAGAACGCAGTATGGCATTTAGGAAAATCCCCATTTCTTCCGGGCATAAAGATGAATTGGCCCAACTTGGAGCTACCTTCAACCGCATGATGGAGCGAATCAAGCAAAGCTTTGCCCGCCAACAGCAGTTCGTGTCGGACGCCTCTCATGAATTAAAAACGCCACTCACGATTATTGAAAGCTATACGAATTTATTAAAAAGATGGGGAAGACAGGATCAAAATGTTCAAGAAGAGGCGATTCAAACAATCCATGAGGAATCTGTACGAATGAAACAGATGATTCATCAAATGTTGACTTTGGCCGCTTCCGAAACCACTTGTACTTTTACGTACCAATCCTTTGATTTGGTGGAATTGGCTCGTGATTCGGCACAACTCTTTGAAACGATGAATAGCAGGACAATACAGGTCAAATCACCGGCAAAATCTATAAAGATCTGGGCGGATCGGGAAAAAATAAAACAACTGTTGCTCATTTTGATAGACAATGCCGTCAAATACAGCGAAAAAATCGTAGAAATTTATATGGATCAACAGCCAGCATATACAACGTTGTCAGTGACTGATTACGGAATTGGAATTCCCGAGAAAGAAATTCCGTTCATTTTTGAACGATTTTATCGTGTCGACAAGGCCCGTCATCGAAAAACCGGCGGTACGGGATTGGGACTGTCGATAGCAAAAGCTATTGTCATGCAGCATCAAGGCACGATTGCCATCAAGTCAATAGAGGGAAAAGGAAGCAAAATCATGGTCAAAATCCCCAATAAGACATAA
- a CDS encoding class I SAM-dependent methyltransferase, protein MDTLTAFYEEIDRQYELFLKEKTELNDWWLMLQTYYMSISRRSILHSLPIQPSYRILDLGTGFGAVPLELASHWQVKVEGIDIDQAKIKIAHQMKNRIENQMKLPGDIHYQWGDANQLPYDDNSFDFVISWYVFQHLTNPLHVLEEIFRVLRPGGIVCLIDVDDQLVLTYPEPLPEEKQLRKALSQVQKLRGGDRYIGRKLPSYLHHAEFKNISATIITQTQFQKQTMENIDQKMMLDHYMRVKDAILEFEIMTEKEFHQCIQKVSAHGESAYGFVSNAQVVTLAQRPN, encoded by the coding sequence ATGGACACACTGACAGCATTTTATGAGGAAATTGACAGACAATATGAACTGTTTCTCAAGGAGAAAACGGAATTGAACGATTGGTGGTTGATGCTTCAAACATACTATATGTCCATTTCAAGACGTTCCATTTTACATTCATTGCCTATACAACCAAGCTACCGTATCTTGGATCTAGGCACTGGATTTGGCGCCGTGCCTTTGGAGTTGGCAAGTCATTGGCAGGTTAAAGTGGAAGGGATCGACATCGACCAAGCAAAAATCAAAATCGCTCATCAAATGAAAAATAGAATTGAAAATCAGATGAAACTGCCAGGGGATATTCATTATCAATGGGGGGACGCCAATCAACTGCCTTATGATGACAATTCGTTTGACTTTGTCATTTCGTGGTATGTTTTTCAGCACTTAACCAATCCATTGCATGTTTTGGAGGAGATTTTTCGCGTGCTCCGTCCCGGTGGCATAGTCTGCCTGATTGATGTGGACGATCAATTGGTATTGACGTATCCGGAACCTTTGCCGGAAGAAAAACAATTACGTAAAGCGTTAAGCCAGGTGCAAAAACTTCGGGGCGGAGACCGGTATATCGGCAGAAAATTGCCCAGCTATTTGCATCATGCAGAATTCAAGAATATATCCGCCACCATCATAACTCAGACTCAATTCCAAAAACAAACAATGGAAAACATTGATCAAAAAATGATGCTGGATCATTATATGAGAGTCAAAGATGCTATATTAGAATTCGAAATTATGACAGAGAAAGAATTCCATCAATGTATACAAAAAGTATCGGCACACGGGGAAAGCGCATATGGTTTTGTATCAAATGCACAAGTCGTCACACTCGCTCAGAGACCGAATTGA
- a CDS encoding VIT1/CCC1 transporter family protein, which translates to MSDGLTVPFALVAGLAGTVSTTTLLVTAGIAEIAAGSIAMGLRGFWLQEQIANTINRNILYSRRTDSFSTIYGAINRFNCPHCFRDSYSNCSLHIWFY; encoded by the coding sequence ATGTCGGACGGACTAACAGTACCTTTTGCACTTGTCGCTGGCCTGGCTGGCACGGTTTCCACCACGACTTTATTGGTTACAGCCGGAATTGCCGAAATAGCGGCGGGATCTATCGCAATGGGCTTGAGGGGTTTTTGGCTGCAAGAACAGATCGCGAACACTATCAATCGGAATATCCTATATAGTAGGCGGACTGATTCCTTTAGCACCATATATGGTGCTATCAACCGTTTCAACTGCCCTCATTGTTTCCGTGATTCTTACTCTAATTGCTCTCTTCACATTTGGTTTTATTAA
- a CDS encoding HAMP domain-containing sensor histidine kinase: MLERKSLKSQFVITFFFIILASILCTIATYFAGYAIYINIEYKNMYPANYYEKQIPAIETYVRKKGARIVNREEKQSMDRMIPAKGILYEVMDENGKRVYGTDDKQILQGKTQLLHTINTTIGIDGRYVRIIPIFNSHDKIRGAVSLSYILTPHYASTFDKMWIVPVLIGIVLSPFVYIAVFTLLFSKRIADTIGRPVNMLIDAAKKVKEKDLDFQIDYDADNELGKLCEAFTDMKKELKESLLSQWKAEQNRREMVHALAHDLKTPFSIILGYVEALLEGNHRDAEKTEKYLKVIQDNANKGSVLVKEMLFAAELEASGADLHATPVDMDSFLLQKTESYEMLAKHKQIHFKVDVTYENRDATICSVDAVKLERILDNIILNSIRYTPNFGMITIHADVAFDRIHFQICDTGKGFSNKDLSNLFDKFYRGDESRSSKNGHAGLGLYIAKKLVEMHGGTILAYNTQDGGACMEFALFF; the protein is encoded by the coding sequence ATGTTGGAAAGAAAATCACTCAAGTCCCAATTTGTTATAACATTTTTTTTTATAATACTGGCAAGCATCCTCTGCACAATCGCTACTTATTTTGCCGGTTATGCCATTTATATAAATATTGAATATAAAAACATGTATCCGGCGAATTACTATGAAAAGCAAATACCTGCGATTGAAACCTATGTCAGAAAAAAGGGTGCAAGGATAGTAAACCGGGAAGAAAAACAGTCCATGGATCGGATGATTCCTGCGAAAGGCATTCTATATGAGGTTATGGATGAAAATGGAAAACGAGTATACGGAACAGATGATAAACAAATATTACAAGGCAAAACGCAATTGTTGCATACAATCAATACTACAATCGGAATAGACGGAAGGTATGTAAGAATCATTCCAATATTCAATTCCCATGACAAAATACGCGGAGCTGTTTCATTGTCGTATATATTAACTCCGCATTATGCAAGCACATTTGATAAAATGTGGATCGTACCGGTATTGATAGGAATTGTTTTATCCCCCTTTGTTTATATTGCCGTCTTTACATTGCTCTTTTCCAAGAGGATTGCCGATACGATAGGAAGACCGGTAAACATGCTTATAGATGCGGCAAAAAAGGTCAAAGAAAAGGATCTTGATTTTCAAATCGATTATGATGCAGACAATGAGCTTGGCAAACTTTGTGAAGCGTTTACCGACATGAAAAAAGAACTGAAAGAGTCTCTGCTTTCACAGTGGAAGGCGGAACAGAACAGGCGTGAGATGGTTCATGCGCTGGCGCATGACTTGAAAACCCCCTTTTCCATAATATTGGGTTATGTTGAGGCACTACTGGAGGGAAACCATCGCGATGCGGAAAAGACCGAAAAATATTTAAAAGTCATACAAGACAATGCAAACAAAGGGTCAGTGCTTGTCAAAGAAATGCTTTTCGCCGCAGAGTTGGAAGCATCCGGCGCAGACCTTCATGCTACCCCGGTCGATATGGATTCATTTTTACTGCAAAAAACAGAGAGCTATGAAATGCTTGCGAAACATAAACAGATACATTTTAAAGTTGACGTAACATATGAAAATCGGGATGCAACCATATGTTCTGTCGACGCGGTAAAGCTTGAGCGCATACTGGACAATATCATATTGAACAGCATACGCTATACGCCGAATTTTGGAATGATAACGATACATGCGGATGTTGCGTTTGATCGTATCCATTTTCAGATATGCGATACAGGAAAAGGATTCAGCAATAAAGACCTGTCCAATCTTTTTGATAAATTCTACAGGGGGGATGAGTCCCGTTCTTCCAAAAACGGCCATGCCGGACTCGGCCTTTACATCGCAAAAAAACTGGTAGAAATGCACGGCGGTACAATCCTTGCATACAATACCCAAGACGGCGGAGCATGTATGGAATTTGCTTTATTTTTCTAA
- a CDS encoding response regulator transcription factor, giving the protein MSRILIIDDEKDLVDLLKDSLESRGHIVSVAFDGESGLKKAQEQPDIIILDIMMPGVDGYEVCRSLRDQVFCPIIFLSARQSETDRLRGLALGGDDFLTKPFSLKELLARIDAHIRREKRAVFLNHSNKRMLINLANLSIDLKARQFWVDGNLLSLTKREFEILELFVMHPGQVFSKEQIYEKVWGYDAEGDYSTVTEHVKNIRAKLAKLDHATEYISTVWGIGYRFNKWM; this is encoded by the coding sequence ATGAGCAGGATTCTTATCATTGACGATGAGAAAGATTTGGTCGATCTATTAAAAGATTCTCTGGAAAGCAGAGGTCATATTGTATCCGTAGCATTTGATGGCGAAAGCGGCCTTAAAAAAGCCCAGGAACAGCCGGATATCATTATTCTCGACATCATGATGCCAGGTGTTGACGGATATGAAGTATGCCGGTCGCTGCGAGATCAGGTTTTTTGCCCGATTATTTTTTTGAGTGCCAGACAATCAGAGACTGACAGGCTGAGAGGCCTTGCTTTAGGTGGCGATGATTTTTTGACAAAGCCATTTAGTCTGAAAGAACTGCTTGCGAGAATTGATGCACATATAAGGAGGGAGAAAAGAGCCGTCTTTCTGAATCATTCAAATAAGAGAATGTTGATAAACTTGGCGAATCTGTCAATTGATTTAAAAGCAAGACAATTTTGGGTGGACGGCAATCTCCTTTCTCTAACGAAACGGGAGTTTGAAATATTGGAATTGTTTGTCATGCATCCGGGCCAGGTATTTTCAAAAGAGCAAATTTATGAAAAGGTCTGGGGGTATGATGCGGAAGGAGACTATTCAACTGTGACAGAGCATGTGAAAAATATACGGGCAAAACTAGCAAAATTGGATCATGCTACAGAGTATATATCGACAGTATGGGGAATCGGATATCGTTTTAATAAATGGATGTAA
- a CDS encoding lantibiotic immunity ABC transporter MutG family permease subunit — protein MRLFAAEWMKTKRTPIRWLAWLPPLIFAALFTWYVSRQTITIDRQISIFQAFFEVWTAVVIPFGIGVVSGIMIHQEELAGSFGGLLGSKRPRRDLYMGKFAVLLLVTLASTMLATILFVAGLAGIAAIHISWPIFIAAALLAMAGTLPLLAFHLWISFAKGMGASIGIGGVGVLIAALMATNLGNTIWQFVPWAWPVRLTGLAGAYLPGIKIPSQMIASGFVINQGMKGLVLAAICFVLLLVGGLAWFNTWEGRK, from the coding sequence ATGAGACTATTCGCGGCGGAATGGATGAAGACAAAGCGCACTCCTATACGATGGCTTGCATGGTTGCCACCGTTGATTTTTGCAGCGCTTTTCACATGGTATGTTTCAAGGCAGACCATTACGATTGATAGGCAAATTTCAATCTTTCAAGCATTTTTTGAAGTATGGACGGCGGTGGTCATTCCTTTTGGCATAGGCGTTGTATCCGGGATTATGATACATCAGGAGGAACTTGCCGGCAGTTTCGGCGGATTACTCGGAAGCAAACGGCCGCGTCGGGATTTGTACATGGGGAAATTTGCAGTGCTTCTGCTGGTGACATTGGCAAGCACCATGCTTGCGACAATACTATTTGTTGCGGGACTTGCTGGTATAGCGGCCATACACATCTCTTGGCCGATTTTTATCGCAGCGGCACTACTGGCTATGGCAGGAACCCTTCCGCTATTGGCATTTCATTTGTGGATAAGTTTTGCGAAGGGCATGGGTGCATCCATTGGCATTGGCGGTGTCGGTGTTCTCATAGCCGCTTTGATGGCAACAAATCTCGGCAATACAATTTGGCAATTCGTGCCGTGGGCTTGGCCGGTGCGTTTGACCGGATTGGCGGGAGCATATTTGCCCGGCATAAAAATACCCTCCCAAATGATCGCTTCAGGTTTTGTCATCAATCAAGGGATGAAAGGTCTTGTTCTGGCCGCAATATGCTTCGTTCTCCTGTTGGTGGGAGGTTTGGCTTGGTTTAACACATGGGAAGGCAGGAAATGA
- a CDS encoding lantibiotic immunity ABC transporter MutE/EpiE family permease subunit, giving the protein MINMAKSELLKYKRTFARRIIVFAPLLFILIALPQKLFMPADYLRPWQLLLDQVYNWWPVLFVPLGTALLASLVQLQEKKAGNYRNMRVHNIPAFLIWIGKVAGMAYHMFLATWILFAAVIASGWMTAGGAIPWIKIFAGGFAIWLTSLAVIPLQLWAAAWKGTFFSMILGLAGLIAGVMAASDPYWIYVPWSWPTRLMSAIIGVHPNGIALNPSDPLRDPSVIPVGIAVSFVAFIMFTLLTAVWFERREAS; this is encoded by the coding sequence ATGATAAACATGGCAAAATCAGAGTTGCTTAAATACAAGAGGACATTTGCAAGGCGTATAATAGTGTTTGCGCCACTGCTTTTCATACTGATTGCATTGCCGCAAAAATTATTCATGCCGGCTGATTATTTGCGACCATGGCAGCTTCTGCTCGATCAAGTGTACAATTGGTGGCCGGTACTGTTTGTTCCCCTTGGCACCGCATTATTGGCTTCACTCGTGCAGCTTCAGGAGAAGAAGGCAGGAAATTATCGCAATATGAGGGTTCACAATATCCCAGCCTTCCTAATATGGATTGGCAAGGTGGCAGGAATGGCCTATCATATGTTTCTTGCGACATGGATCCTTTTTGCGGCTGTCATCGCATCGGGCTGGATGACAGCCGGAGGAGCCATTCCATGGATCAAGATTTTTGCGGGGGGTTTCGCAATCTGGCTGACGTCGCTGGCAGTTATACCGCTTCAGCTATGGGCGGCAGCATGGAAGGGCACATTTTTCAGTATGATTCTGGGGCTTGCCGGACTGATTGCTGGGGTCATGGCGGCATCGGACCCGTACTGGATATACGTGCCGTGGAGCTGGCCGACACGACTGATGAGCGCAATAATCGGAGTACACCCGAATGGGATTGCCTTAAACCCGTCCGATCCCCTTAGGGATCCTTCCGTCATTCCGGTCGGGATCGCTGTTTCATTCGTTGCTTTTATCATGTTTACTTTGCTTACTGCAGTGTGGTTTGAGAGAAGGGAAGCAAGTTGA
- a CDS encoding lantibiotic protection ABC transporter ATP-binding protein, whose protein sequence is MPNLLLETKNLKKYYGKQLVVNGVSLGIPKGSIYGLLGPNGAGKSTTLKMITGLLQPSSGEIVVFGEPWQRKHLGRMGALIESPALYGNLTAAENLLVHTKLMGLPNQRICEVLETVDLKAAGKKLVSQFSMGMKQRLGIAIALLGHPELLILDEPANGLDPIGIQELRELIRSFPKKGITVILSSHLLPEVSQLVDHVGIISDGELKYQGEISHKEDLEKLFMKVVKGD, encoded by the coding sequence ATGCCGAACTTACTATTGGAAACGAAAAATCTTAAAAAATATTATGGAAAACAGCTCGTGGTGAATGGCGTATCACTTGGTATACCAAAAGGCTCCATATATGGATTGCTGGGACCGAATGGTGCAGGAAAATCTACGACATTAAAGATGATTACAGGACTTTTGCAGCCGTCAAGCGGTGAAATCGTTGTTTTTGGCGAACCGTGGCAACGCAAGCACCTGGGGCGAATGGGAGCGCTTATTGAATCGCCTGCCCTATACGGCAACCTGACAGCGGCAGAGAATCTGCTTGTTCACACAAAATTGATGGGCCTTCCAAACCAGAGGATTTGCGAAGTGCTTGAAACGGTAGATTTGAAAGCTGCTGGCAAAAAGCTGGTATCGCAGTTTTCCATGGGAATGAAGCAGAGGCTCGGCATTGCAATTGCACTTCTAGGCCACCCTGAATTATTGATACTCGATGAGCCGGCAAATGGCCTTGATCCGATTGGCATTCAAGAACTTAGGGAACTTATCCGTTCCTTCCCCAAAAAAGGAATTACGGTCATTCTCTCTAGCCATTTATTGCCGGAAGTGTCACAGCTTGTTGACCATGTTGGCATAATAAGCGATGGAGAACTCAAGTATCAGGGGGAAATCAGTCATAAGGAAGATCTTGAGAAATTATTCATGAAAGTTGTAAAAGGAGATTGA
- a CDS encoding C40 family peptidase: MLKKTVLSVLAVGSIAAAMVSPAFADTNYQDHNGEQTQNKIVHRWNHANQRNTDRMNGSNQQDNGKGNPQADTTLYRNSSASLNKSADPMKNTSSASDKLTSVATPTSTSLSTNSKPPVVQAQPNSSSSTSTYSTSAQLPPGVGYDASMQPLASLGADYQTKFNAVMQVAQSKLGTPYRWGHNEDRGQYGFDCSNFTAYVYHHALGYKMSGASQTQYHSIGTPVPTKDMRPGDLIIFNKGGHVGIYAGNGQMIEEGGGLGKVGYLKVSPGSYWYNHITVVKRMF; this comes from the coding sequence ATGTTGAAAAAAACGGTTCTATCTGTATTAGCTGTTGGCAGCATCGCCGCTGCCATGGTAAGTCCTGCATTTGCGGACACAAATTATCAAGATCACAATGGTGAACAGACACAAAACAAGATTGTACATCGTTGGAATCATGCCAATCAACGAAATACAGATCGAATGAACGGAAGCAACCAACAAGACAATGGGAAAGGCAATCCTCAAGCAGATACTACTTTGTATCGCAACTCCTCTGCCAGTTTAAACAAATCGGCAGATCCTATGAAAAATACCAGCTCTGCATCGGACAAGCTTACATCAGTTGCTACACCAACATCTACATCCCTATCTACAAATTCAAAACCTCCGGTAGTACAAGCACAACCGAACTCTAGCAGTTCAACAAGTACCTATTCTACGTCTGCACAACTCCCTCCAGGAGTTGGTTATGATGCAAGTATGCAGCCACTGGCATCTCTAGGCGCCGATTACCAAACAAAGTTTAATGCAGTCATGCAAGTGGCTCAAAGCAAACTGGGCACGCCATACAGATGGGGGCATAATGAAGATCGCGGCCAGTATGGCTTTGATTGCTCAAACTTCACCGCTTACGTATATCATCACGCATTGGGTTATAAAATGAGTGGCGCTTCCCAAACCCAATACCATTCGATCGGTACACCTGTTCCGACAAAAGATATGCGCCCCGGCGATCTCATTATCTTTAACAAAGGTGGTCACGTTGGCATTTATGCAGGCAACGGCCAAATGATTGAAGAAGGGGGCGGATTGGGGAAAGTCGGATATCTCAAAGTATCCCCGGGCTCCTATTGGTATAACCATATAACGGTAGTCAAACGAATGTTTTAA